Below is a genomic region from Pseudomonas berkeleyensis.
GGCGGTGACGTTGAGGCCGATCAGTTCGGCGATCTGCTGCTCGTCCTGCTGGTCGAGCAGGCCGAAGCGGTTGACCCCGGCGGCATTGATCAGGCAGTTCAGCCCGCCGAAGTTCTGCGCGGCGGCGACCAGGGCATCACGCCCGGCGCGGGTACCGATATCGGCCTGCACCAGTTGCACGTGCTGGGGGAAGCGCTGCAGCAGCGGCTGCAGGGGCTCCAGGCGACGGCCCACCAGCAGCAGGTGCGCGCCTTCACTGGCCAGACGATGCGCCAGTGCCAGGCCAATACCGCCGCTGGCGCCGGTAAGCAGGACACGGCAATCCGTTGGTTGCATGACCTTACTCCTCGCCCGACAGCGGCAGGCTGCGGAACATGTCGCCATACAGGCGGTAGACCACTTTGGCGGTGTGCACCACGGCAGCCTTGTCGTCATCGTTGTCCAGGCGGTTCATCAGTTTCTTGAAGAACTCGATGTGCTCCAGATCCAGGCTGCCGTGGGAGTTGAGGTAGCTGAAGGCCTTGTTCGGCAACTGCAGCTTGTCCTGGATGATGCCGGCGGCCTGGGTGGCCAGGGCGATGCTGGTGCCTTCGAGCACGTTGACCATGCCGAAGAAACTCACCGGGTTGTGCCGGGCGATGCGGTCGTAGACGTAGGCCACCATCAGCTCGGTGGGCAGGTGCGGGGTGCCATGGCGCACCGCTTCCTTATCGGCACCACAGGCGGCGATATCGTTGAGTACCCATTCCTGGTGGCCGGTTTCTTCCTCGATGTACTCGGCGATGGCTTCGCGCAGCCATTCCAGGCGTTCCGGCAGGCGTGCGCCACAGGCCATCAGCAGCGGCACGGTGTGCTTGACGTGGTGATAGGCCTCGGTGAGGAAGGCGATATAGCTGCGCAGGGCGACCTGGCCGGTCATGGCCTGGCGGATGATCGGCGCACCGAGCAGGTAGTCGCGCTCGGCTTGGGTCTGGGCCAGCAGGGATTCGTAGAAGCTCATGCGTGTACTCCTTCTGCCATCAGCTCAGCGATGGCGCTTTGGTAATGATTGAACAGGGCGGCGCGGCGCAGGCGACCGTTGGCCGTGGCCAGGTCGTTGCCTGCACTGAACGGGGCATCGGCGCGCAGCCAGTGGTGCACGCGGGCGTAATCCGGCAGCCCTTGGTTGACGGCGTCCACGGCTGCCTGCAATTGCGCGTCCGGGGTATTGGCGAAGCGCGGCACCAGCACAGCGACGTTGGCCGGCAGCGCTTCGCCATGCAGCCAGGCCTGGGCGATGGGCAGCTGTTGCACCAGCTCGGACTCGACCCATTCCGGGTTGACGTTGCGCCCGTAGGCGGTGATGAACTGATGTTTCTTGCGCCCGTGCAGTACCAGGAAACCTTGCTCGAAGTGACCCAGGTCGCCGGTGCCCAGCCACTCGCCTTGCGGCGCTGGCTCACCGAGGTAACCGAGCATGCGCGCGCCCTTGACCCGTACCTCGCCGTCATCCGCCAGTGTCACCTGCAGGTGGCCGAGCGGTTTGCCGGTGCTGCCGATACGGCGTTGCTCGGGTGTGTTCAGGCACACCACCGACGCGCATTCGGACAGGCCGTAGCCCTCGAAGATGGGCAGGCCGAGGGCATCGGCGCGCTCCAGCAACTGCGCGGAAACCCGGCCGCCACCGACGGCGACGAAACGCAATGAACTGGGCAGTGGCAATTTGCGTTCGCCGGCGCTGACCAGGGCCAGCAGCAATTGCGGCAGCAGGATCAGGCTGTGCGGCTGAGCTACATGCAGCGCCTGGAGAAAACGCGCCAGGTCGAAACCACTGGCGCCGGTCAGGCCGATCTGCGCCATGGGCATCAGTTCCACCCGCGCACCGGCCAGCAGTGGTGCGTAGACGCCGGCGATGTTCTCCAGCAGGGTCGCCAGTGGCAGGATGCACAGGTGCCGCTGCACCTCGCGGCTGGCGCTGGCCTTGAGCAGGCTGTCGGCCACCGCCAGTTGTGTGTCCAGATCCAGGCACACGCCCTTGGGCTGGCCGGTGGTGCCGGAGGTGTAGGTGATCTTGCAGGTATTGGCATGCAATGCGGCAGGGCGTGCCACCGTGCGGCGATGAATATCGGCTTCCACGTTGGCGAAACCGGGAGCACCGTTGCCGATCAGGCAGTCGATACCGGCACTGTCTAGTACGTGGCGCTGCTGGTCGGCGGAAAAGAACGCCGGCACCGGCACGCAGACCAGGCCGGCATGCAACGCCGCCAGATCCCACAGTACCCAGTCGATACCGTTATCCATGGCCAATGCCACGCGATGGGCGCCAAGGGCGCGCAGGTGCCTGCCGCGCGCTGCGACCGCGCCGAGCAGCTCGGCATAAGTCAGTGTGCGCTCGCCCTCGGCCAGTGCGACCTGTGGGCCGAACTCGGCCAGACGAGCGAAGAAGGACTCAGCTGCAGACCACATTGGGCATGTCCTCCAGGGCATAGAGCGGTTGATGACCGAGGCGCGGATAGGCGCCCAGCTGCAGCAGACGCTGATGTC
It encodes:
- a CDS encoding AMP-binding protein, with the translated sequence MWSAAESFFARLAEFGPQVALAEGERTLTYAELLGAVAARGRHLRALGAHRVALAMDNGIDWVLWDLAALHAGLVCVPVPAFFSADQQRHVLDSAGIDCLIGNGAPGFANVEADIHRRTVARPAALHANTCKITYTSGTTGQPKGVCLDLDTQLAVADSLLKASASREVQRHLCILPLATLLENIAGVYAPLLAGARVELMPMAQIGLTGASGFDLARFLQALHVAQPHSLILLPQLLLALVSAGERKLPLPSSLRFVAVGGGRVSAQLLERADALGLPIFEGYGLSECASVVCLNTPEQRRIGSTGKPLGHLQVTLADDGEVRVKGARMLGYLGEPAPQGEWLGTGDLGHFEQGFLVLHGRKKHQFITAYGRNVNPEWVESELVQQLPIAQAWLHGEALPANVAVLVPRFANTPDAQLQAAVDAVNQGLPDYARVHHWLRADAPFSAGNDLATANGRLRRAALFNHYQSAIAELMAEGVHA
- a CDS encoding TenA family transcriptional regulator → MSFYESLLAQTQAERDYLLGAPIIRQAMTGQVALRSYIAFLTEAYHHVKHTVPLLMACGARLPERLEWLREAIAEYIEEETGHQEWVLNDIAACGADKEAVRHGTPHLPTELMVAYVYDRIARHNPVSFFGMVNVLEGTSIALATQAAGIIQDKLQLPNKAFSYLNSHGSLDLEHIEFFKKLMNRLDNDDDKAAVVHTAKVVYRLYGDMFRSLPLSGEE